Proteins encoded by one window of Burkholderiales bacterium:
- a CDS encoding pirin family protein — protein MTPRTLVQRLPAQPVVEGAGVRVLRTIGTPALRHLDPFLLLDHFGSDDPQDYLAGFPEHPHRGFVTFTHMLDGRMLHRDSLGNAGEVRAGGAQWMKAARGVIHAEMPQGEGLLRGFQLWINLPAAEKMSAPAYQEFPPQAIPEIRGKNVTVRLFMGQYQGHTGPIVDELTAVNYLDVRLERGRFIHPLPATHTAFIYGYEGSLRVAGSLLPPHTLAVLSPGEEVQVEAEAARFILVAGRPIGEPVVQYGPFVMTSREEIEQALRDFRAGTLVRGGTQ, from the coding sequence ATGACCCCACGTACCCTCGTCCAACGCCTTCCCGCCCAGCCCGTGGTGGAAGGCGCCGGCGTGCGCGTTCTGCGCACCATCGGCACGCCCGCCCTGCGCCATCTCGATCCTTTTCTCCTCCTCGATCACTTTGGCAGCGATGACCCGCAGGATTACCTGGCCGGCTTCCCGGAGCATCCCCATCGGGGTTTCGTCACTTTCACCCACATGTTGGACGGGCGCATGCTGCACCGCGACAGCCTGGGCAACGCCGGCGAGGTGCGGGCGGGGGGCGCACAGTGGATGAAGGCGGCAAGGGGAGTCATCCATGCCGAAATGCCCCAGGGCGAGGGGCTTCTGCGGGGCTTCCAGCTGTGGATCAATCTGCCGGCAGCGGAAAAGATGAGCGCGCCGGCCTATCAGGAATTCCCACCGCAGGCGATCCCCGAGATCAGGGGCAAGAACGTGACGGTGCGCCTCTTCATGGGCCAGTACCAGGGCCACACCGGCCCCATCGTCGATGAACTCACGGCGGTGAATTACCTGGATGTGCGCCTTGAGCGCGGCCGCTTCATCCACCCCCTGCCGGCGACGCATACGGCCTTCATCTATGGCTACGAGGGGTCGTTGCGTGTGGCGGGGAGTCTTCTGCCGCCCCACACCCTTGCCGTGTTGTCGCCGGGAGAGGAGGTGCAGGTGGAGGCGGAGGCCGCCCGTTTCATTCTCGTCGCCGGCCGACCCATCGGCGAGCCGGTGGTGCAATACGGGCCCTTCGTCATGACGAGCCGCGAGGAGATCGAACAGGCACTGCGGGACTTTCGCGCCGGCACCCTGGTGCGCGGCGGGACACAGTAG
- a CDS encoding c-type cytochrome yields MSEQSTGIPKTTARQVIVALIGGFAAPVIAIVLIVQLVLSIQAGHIDKDSPEMADAAVRQRIKPVAEVKSVDPNAPRVERTGEQVYQAVCTSCHQAGALGAPKFGNKADWAPRIAQGYDTLLQHAIEGIRSMPPRGGDPDISDIEMARVVAYMANAAGANFKPKE; encoded by the coding sequence ATGAGCGAACAAAGCACAGGCATTCCCAAGACCACGGCCCGGCAGGTCATCGTCGCCCTGATCGGCGGTTTCGCTGCGCCCGTCATCGCCATCGTTCTCATCGTGCAACTGGTGTTGTCCATCCAGGCGGGGCATATCGACAAGGACAGCCCGGAAATGGCGGATGCGGCGGTGCGGCAGCGGATCAAACCGGTGGCGGAAGTGAAATCCGTGGACCCCAACGCGCCGCGGGTGGAGCGGACGGGCGAGCAGGTCTATCAGGCCGTGTGCACAAGCTGCCATCAGGCCGGCGCGCTGGGTGCGCCGAAATTCGGCAACAAGGCCGACTGGGCGCCGCGCATCGCCCAGGGTTACGACACCCTGCTCCAACATGCCATCGAAGGCATCCGCAGCATGCCGCCGCGCGGGGGTGATCCCGACATTTCCGACATCGAAATGGCGCGTGTTGTGGCCTACATGGCCAACGCCGCCGGAGCGAATTTCAAGCCGAAGGAATGA